In one window of Vanessa atalanta chromosome 10, ilVanAtal1.2, whole genome shotgun sequence DNA:
- the LOC125066654 gene encoding uncharacterized protein LOC125066654 isoform X4 — protein sequence MSPVCHNFVQNAWKKDFCSNCFKSREEHSKQDRSTDSSKYLATPFQNRSTFFKKTPPSILKIHPKKKGKRNVRFPEEVSSVIGYGGDDWSDEEEFEVSEDNDEDDTFPDTEEERELHRITKSNTDFNTVKANLLGDSVAKTYTSLLLGKVQTDSDGKKKTLMVSVTPFGQENKSPNVKTHTRKPAVLNLADQSEESANGYKTNIILSSYMKESETIITTEGTKSSEGILCTEKSLLEEISETLHQNRIGGHDLNLIQTECSKPSIVEGKIKQSMQDDCEKKEMTETKKNSIVRKSPLNKKQERPKVNLSRSEFKFCKINIENSSVDSAVGTLNSTANNSLTSDDESFSGRTDSDNDDSGHFSESHKIEETVKIKVYNEDKNIKMSPIDQLRKVDGQASGYSTFQSPIIDMPSIIPKQTEAVFSAEASRELAGEPDGRADPDDTSEAPALPNSPMPTMDPRPSFLHGMISDIMPGKPVPPEKPKLPVKPVIKQSKKSVTSTQQVVMHVQTKKDEEENIIKYVSDQNCETIEEKSDSVYYAKPVLTKQDSDTSLSSLCKRKAPTPPLSPTEEYSSSLYQRNPNGFMKSDSPVVREMEKRERAVMSSLPKLRSSDDETKKTEHTPEPAPRRNISLSHDNLLIDEKRKGKYKFSIKKLLRIGSSKDLDKKELSVATVTKLSPKTEEIYDLTPKPKPRLVIIHPLDINGSTVEVVKSNCEISESLRRLSHDDVSSIYSGSSSATDDTPPRVVNKPPPPPRISSEDYKTVSNVPKPARPPPPKSIALQKKQKQQTWASTPKQDDNIYANLGEIRSALAPRKPERTASMRERESHLELVKRRSPLDDDKDESDEPQELVQATNDTVIHNYDDVYNTAKYDEENCDSAKNSDSDYEYVHHARSSSPECDSAIKTREVERAERKTGDTTEFPKYSNGFRSSLPYCGSETESEIYSPYSFYSSNDNMDSPSNDDYQSEMTPKNTTNKLRVRKGRSVVHKTLEDNYGAVVIANHEALAQVLEQVQQSATMQSSLRGLKACTNLRWNDFTIQQNKNFTKAGKRFFYPACWNSNQGPVNVTLMLYKEQMASQMVCQSVQPSTLCLNAITEFCDLVPLQQFGEDGDDLVQATIVVLANAQVDTISSYGEHLHAAEGSTKDHQLVQTDQIHESIFIMLQLINGLKCLQARGVEEIPESLTSFIVLKETQTGSHGGTNLPSPDDRLSSLSAPKTNSYGRLCILQGLTDDMNCSKSTDEDLCSLCKCALKAIETLLPGEKLTPLLKEVIQEERAVSLNHAKSVLEFMLWGPLDVVQGVPVEERELSLQRWLDLERATVLHGLVRTRVQLNVFEQLHLMFLVRSTAKAMCDASVLLEKANVY from the exons ATGTCACCGGTATGCCACAACTTCGTACAGAACGCGTGGAAAAAAGATTTCTGCTCAAACTGTTTCAAGTCACGCGAAGAACACTCTAAGCAGGATCGATCTACAGatagtagtaaatatttagCGACTCCATTCCAAAATAGAAGCACTTTCTTCAAGAAAACACCTCCCAGTATTCTCAAGATACATCCAAAGAAAAAGGGTAAACGTAATGTCCGTTTCCCGGAAGAGGTGAGCAGTGTTATTGGATACGGAGGCGATGATTGGTCCGACGAAGAAGAATTCGAAGTTTCAGAAGATAACGACGAAGATGACACGTTCCCAGATACAGAAGAAGAGAGAGAGCTTCACAGAATAACAAAATCTAACACTGATTTTAACACAGTAAAAGCTAATTTACTTGGAGACTCCGTTGCAAAGACTTACACTTCATTGTTATTGGGCAAAGTTCAAACTGATTCTGATGGTAAGAAGAAAACGTTGATGGTTTCGGTTACACCATTCGGTCAAGAAAATAAGAGTCCTAACGTTAAAACGCACACTCGCAAACCCGCCGTTTTAAATTTAGCTGACCAATCTGAAGAATCTGCAAATGGatacaaaactaatattattctttCAAGTTATATGAAAGAGTCGGAGACTATAATTACAACTGAAGGCACGAAGTCGTCTGAGGGTATATTATGTACAGAAAAATCGTTACTTGAAGAAATTTCTGAAACACTGCACCAAAATAGAATAGGTGGACATGaccttaatttaattcaaacagaGTGCAGCAAACCATCTATTGTTGaaggtaaaattaaacaaagtatgCAAGATGACtgtgaaaaaaaagaaatgacagaaacaaaaaaaaacagtattgttAGAAAGTCGCCATTAAATAAGAAACAAGAAAGACCAAAAGTAAATCTTAGTCGATCAGAattcaaattttgtaaaattaatatagagaATAGTAGTGTCGACTCTGCTGTTGGCACACTTAATTCAACCGCAAATAACTCCTTAACTTCCGATGATGAAAGTTTTAGTGGACGCACAGATTCTGACAATGATGATAGTGGTCATTTCTCCGAATCACACAAAATAGAAGAAactgttaaaattaaagtatataatgaagataaaaatataaaaatgtcaccGATCGATCAGCTACGAAAAGTGGACGGACAAGCTAGTGGCTATTCAACATTCCAAAGTCCGATCATTGACATGCCGTCTATCATACCTAAACAAACGGAAGCCGTTTTCTCCGCGGAAGCCAGTCGCGAATTAGCAGGTGAACCGGATGGCAGAGCAGATCCAGATGATACGAGTGAAGCCCCAGCTTTACCTAATAGTCCTATGCCGACTATGGACCCGCGCCCATCGTTCTTACACGGTATGATAAGTGACATAATGCCAGGTAAACCGGTCCCACCAGAAAAACCTAAGCTACCTGTCAAACCAGTCATTAAACAAAGCAAAAAAAGTGTTACCTCAACGCAACAAGTTGTTATGCACGTCCAAACAAAAAAAGATGaggaagaaaatattattaaatatgtgagTGATCAAAATTGCGAGACTATCGAAGAAAAGTCGGACTCTGTTTATTACGCTAAGCCAGTGCTAACAAAACAAGATAGCGACACGTCCTTGAGTAGCCTGTGCAAACGTAAAGCACCAACGCCTCCCTTATCACCTACCGAGGAATACTCTAGTAGCCTGTACCAAAGAAATCCAAACGGGTTTATGAAATCTGACTCTCCCGTCGTGAGAGAAATGGAAAAACGAGAAAGGGCTGTGATGTCTTCGTTGCCAAAATTAAGAAGTTCGGATGATGAGACGAAAAAAACAGAGCATACACCAGAGCCAGCGCCGAGAAGGAACATTTCACTATCACACGATAATTTACTAATAGACGAAAAACGTAAGGGCAAATATAAAttctctattaaaaaattacttcgCATCGGGTCATCAAAGGACTTGGACAAGAAAGAACTAAGCGTTGCAACAGTAACGAAATTATCGCCAAAAACCGAGGAGATTTATGATTTGACCCCGAAACCAAAACCGCGGCTCGTCATTATACATCCTTTGGATATCAACGGGTCGACTGTTGAGGTTGTGAAATCGAATTGTGAAATTTCGGAAAGCTTACGCCGACTGAGTCATGACGACGTTTCGTCAATATACAGCGGAAGTAGTTCTGCGACGGATGATACACCACCAAGGGTCGTGAATAAACCACCTCCCCCACCCAGGATATCTAGCGAGGATTATAAAACTGTATCCAATGTACCAAAACCTGCAAGACCGCCGCCACCAAAATCTATAGCTTTgcaaaagaaacaaaaacaacaaaccTGGGCATCCACTCCGAAACAGGATGATAACATTTATGCTAATTTag GAGAGATCAGATCAGCATTGGCGCCAAGAAAACCCGAACGTACAGCGAGTATGAGAGAACGAGAATCGCACTTGGAACTTGTAAAACGCCGGTCACCTTTGGACGACGATAAGGATGAATCAGACGAACCGCAGGAACTTGTTCAAGCGACTAACGACACAGTGATACACAACTACGACGACGTGTACAACACAGCTAAATATGACGAGGAAAATTGTGATTCAGCCAAAAACAGCGACAGCGACTATGAATACGTTCACCACGCGCGCTCCAGTTCGCCGGAGTGTGACTCTGCGATTAAAACGAGAGAAGTAGAACGCGCTGAACGAAAGACTGGAGATACGACTGAATTCCCCAAATACTCCAACGGTTTTCGTTCGTCTTTACCGTACTGTGGCAGCGAAACAGAATCTGAGATTTATTCGCCGTACAGTTTTTACAGTTCAAACGATAATATGGACAGTCCGTCGAATGACGATTATCAAAGTGAAATGACTCCAAAGAATACAACGAACAAATTGCGGGTTAGGAAGGGAAGGAGCGTCGTTCACAAGACTCTTGAAGATAATTACGGTGCGGTCGTTATCGCAAATCACGAAGCGCTGGCGCAAGTTTTAGAACAG GTCCAACAAAGTGCGACCATGCAATCGTCGCTCCGAGGCCTGAAAGCTTGTACCAATTTGCGATGGAACGATTTCACAATCCAGCAAAATAAGAACTTCACAAAAGCGGGCAAGAGATTCTTTTACCCTGCGTGTTGGAACTCCAACCAAGGACCCGTTAATGTGACTCTGATGCTGTACAAGGAGCAGATGGCTTCGCAAATGGTCTGTCAGTCGGTACAGCCCTCGACGTTGTGTCTGAACGCCATCACGGAATTCTGTGACTTGGTACCTTTGCAACAGTTTGGGGAAGATGGGGATGATTTGGTACAAG CCACGATCGTCGTGCTAGCAAACGCACAAGTCGACACCATAAGCTCCTACGGCGAACACCTGCACGCCGCAGAGGGCAGCACTAAAGATCACCAGCTCGTCCAAACCGACCAGATCCACGAGTCCATATTCATAATGCTCCAACTCATCAACGGGCTCAAGTGTCTCCAAGCGAGGGGGGTGGAGGAGATCCCCGAGTCTCTCACGTCCTTCATCGTGCTGAAGGAAACTCAAACTGGGAGCCATGGAGGCACCAACCTCCCCTCACCGGACGACAGGTTGAGCTCGCTGTCGGCGCCCAAGACCAATTCATACGGCAGATTGTGCATACTACAagg ATTGACCGACGACATGAACTGCAGTAAATCCACCGACGAAGACCTCTGCTCGCTCTGCAAGTGCGCGTTGAAAGCGATCGAAACACTCCTCCCCGGAGAGAAACTAACTCCACTTTTAAAAGAAGTAATACAAGAAGAAAGAGCCGTCTCCTTGAATCACGCAAAATCGGTCCTCGAATTCATGCTCTGGGGTCCCTTGGACGTGGTGCAGGGCGTTCCGGTCGAAGAAAGGGAACTCTCCCTCCAAAGATGGCTCGACTTGGAGAGGGCGACGGTGTTACACGGCTTGGTGCGAACGAGAGTGCAGTTGAACGTGTTCGAGCAGCTCCACCTGATGTTCTTAGTGCGCTCCACCGCCAAGGCCATGTGCGACGCCTCCGTCCTCCTCGAGAAAGCCAATGTTTATTAA
- the LOC125066654 gene encoding uncharacterized protein LOC125066654 isoform X2: protein MERYVVNRHSKRRKSNDGLLARWRRKYVWNILSKHKWLGSGYDLNNASYVINRRYTKSKMSPVCHNFVQNAWKKDFCSNCFKSREEHSKQDRSTDSSKYLATPFQNRSTFFKKTPPSILKIHPKKKGKRNVRFPEEVSSVIGYGGDDWSDEEEFEVSEDNDEDDTFPDTEEERELHRITKSNTDFNTVKANLLGDSVAKTYTSLLLGKVQTDSDGKKKTLMVSVTPFGQENKSPNVKTHTRKPAVLNLADQSEESANGYKTNIILSSYMKESETIITTEGTKSSEGILCTEKSLLEEISETLHQNRIGGHDLNLIQTECSKPSIVEGKIKQSMQDDCEKKEMTETKKNSIVRKSPLNKKQERPKVNLSRSEFKFCKINIENSSVDSAVGTLNSTANNSLTSDDESFSGRTDSDNDDSGHFSESHKIEETVKIKVYNEDKNIKMSPIDQLRKVDGQASGYSTFQSPIIDMPSIIPKQTEAVFSAEASRELAGEPDGRADPDDTSEAPALPNSPMPTMDPRPSFLHGMISDIMPGKPVPPEKPKLPVKPVIKQSKKSVTSTQQVVMHVQTKKDEEENIIKYVSDQNCETIEEKSDSVYYAKPVLTKQDSDTSLSSLCKRKAPTPPLSPTEEYSSSLYQRNPNGFMKSDSPVVREMEKRERAVMSSLPKLRSSDDETKKTEHTPEPAPRRNISLSHDNLLIDEKRKGKYKFSIKKLLRIGSSKDLDKKELSVATVTKLSPKTEEIYDLTPKPKPRLVIIHPLDINGSTVEVVKSNCEISESLRRLSHDDVSSIYSGSSSATDDTPPRVVNKPPPPPRISSEDYKTVSNVPKPARPPPPKSIALQKKQKQQTWASTPKQDDNIYANLEIRSALAPRKPERTASMRERESHLELVKRRSPLDDDKDESDEPQELVQATNDTVIHNYDDVYNTAKYDEENCDSAKNSDSDYEYVHHARSSSPECDSAIKTREVERAERKTGDTTEFPKYSNGFRSSLPYCGSETESEIYSPYSFYSSNDNMDSPSNDDYQSEMTPKNTTNKLRVRKGRSVVHKTLEDNYGAVVIANHEALAQVLEQVQQSATMQSSLRGLKACTNLRWNDFTIQQNKNFTKAGKRFFYPACWNSNQGPVNVTLMLYKEQMASQMVCQSVQPSTLCLNAITEFCDLVPLQQFGEDGDDLVQATIVVLANAQVDTISSYGEHLHAAEGSTKDHQLVQTDQIHESIFIMLQLINGLKCLQARGVEEIPESLTSFIVLKETQTGSHGGTNLPSPDDRLSSLSAPKTNSYGRLCILQGLTDDMNCSKSTDEDLCSLCKCALKAIETLLPGEKLTPLLKEVIQEERAVSLNHAKSVLEFMLWGPLDVVQGVPVEERELSLQRWLDLERATVLHGLVRTRVQLNVFEQLHLMFLVRSTAKAMCDASVLLEKANVY from the exons aaTGCCAGTTATGTAATCAACAGACGCTATACGAAGAGCAAAATGTCACCGGTATGCCACAACTTCGTACAGAACGCGTGGAAAAAAGATTTCTGCTCAAACTGTTTCAAGTCACGCGAAGAACACTCTAAGCAGGATCGATCTACAGatagtagtaaatatttagCGACTCCATTCCAAAATAGAAGCACTTTCTTCAAGAAAACACCTCCCAGTATTCTCAAGATACATCCAAAGAAAAAGGGTAAACGTAATGTCCGTTTCCCGGAAGAGGTGAGCAGTGTTATTGGATACGGAGGCGATGATTGGTCCGACGAAGAAGAATTCGAAGTTTCAGAAGATAACGACGAAGATGACACGTTCCCAGATACAGAAGAAGAGAGAGAGCTTCACAGAATAACAAAATCTAACACTGATTTTAACACAGTAAAAGCTAATTTACTTGGAGACTCCGTTGCAAAGACTTACACTTCATTGTTATTGGGCAAAGTTCAAACTGATTCTGATGGTAAGAAGAAAACGTTGATGGTTTCGGTTACACCATTCGGTCAAGAAAATAAGAGTCCTAACGTTAAAACGCACACTCGCAAACCCGCCGTTTTAAATTTAGCTGACCAATCTGAAGAATCTGCAAATGGatacaaaactaatattattctttCAAGTTATATGAAAGAGTCGGAGACTATAATTACAACTGAAGGCACGAAGTCGTCTGAGGGTATATTATGTACAGAAAAATCGTTACTTGAAGAAATTTCTGAAACACTGCACCAAAATAGAATAGGTGGACATGaccttaatttaattcaaacagaGTGCAGCAAACCATCTATTGTTGaaggtaaaattaaacaaagtatgCAAGATGACtgtgaaaaaaaagaaatgacagaaacaaaaaaaaacagtattgttAGAAAGTCGCCATTAAATAAGAAACAAGAAAGACCAAAAGTAAATCTTAGTCGATCAGAattcaaattttgtaaaattaatatagagaATAGTAGTGTCGACTCTGCTGTTGGCACACTTAATTCAACCGCAAATAACTCCTTAACTTCCGATGATGAAAGTTTTAGTGGACGCACAGATTCTGACAATGATGATAGTGGTCATTTCTCCGAATCACACAAAATAGAAGAAactgttaaaattaaagtatataatgaagataaaaatataaaaatgtcaccGATCGATCAGCTACGAAAAGTGGACGGACAAGCTAGTGGCTATTCAACATTCCAAAGTCCGATCATTGACATGCCGTCTATCATACCTAAACAAACGGAAGCCGTTTTCTCCGCGGAAGCCAGTCGCGAATTAGCAGGTGAACCGGATGGCAGAGCAGATCCAGATGATACGAGTGAAGCCCCAGCTTTACCTAATAGTCCTATGCCGACTATGGACCCGCGCCCATCGTTCTTACACGGTATGATAAGTGACATAATGCCAGGTAAACCGGTCCCACCAGAAAAACCTAAGCTACCTGTCAAACCAGTCATTAAACAAAGCAAAAAAAGTGTTACCTCAACGCAACAAGTTGTTATGCACGTCCAAACAAAAAAAGATGaggaagaaaatattattaaatatgtgagTGATCAAAATTGCGAGACTATCGAAGAAAAGTCGGACTCTGTTTATTACGCTAAGCCAGTGCTAACAAAACAAGATAGCGACACGTCCTTGAGTAGCCTGTGCAAACGTAAAGCACCAACGCCTCCCTTATCACCTACCGAGGAATACTCTAGTAGCCTGTACCAAAGAAATCCAAACGGGTTTATGAAATCTGACTCTCCCGTCGTGAGAGAAATGGAAAAACGAGAAAGGGCTGTGATGTCTTCGTTGCCAAAATTAAGAAGTTCGGATGATGAGACGAAAAAAACAGAGCATACACCAGAGCCAGCGCCGAGAAGGAACATTTCACTATCACACGATAATTTACTAATAGACGAAAAACGTAAGGGCAAATATAAAttctctattaaaaaattacttcgCATCGGGTCATCAAAGGACTTGGACAAGAAAGAACTAAGCGTTGCAACAGTAACGAAATTATCGCCAAAAACCGAGGAGATTTATGATTTGACCCCGAAACCAAAACCGCGGCTCGTCATTATACATCCTTTGGATATCAACGGGTCGACTGTTGAGGTTGTGAAATCGAATTGTGAAATTTCGGAAAGCTTACGCCGACTGAGTCATGACGACGTTTCGTCAATATACAGCGGAAGTAGTTCTGCGACGGATGATACACCACCAAGGGTCGTGAATAAACCACCTCCCCCACCCAGGATATCTAGCGAGGATTATAAAACTGTATCCAATGTACCAAAACCTGCAAGACCGCCGCCACCAAAATCTATAGCTTTgcaaaagaaacaaaaacaacaaaccTGGGCATCCACTCCGAAACAGGATGATAACATTTATGCTAATTTag AGATCAGATCAGCATTGGCGCCAAGAAAACCCGAACGTACAGCGAGTATGAGAGAACGAGAATCGCACTTGGAACTTGTAAAACGCCGGTCACCTTTGGACGACGATAAGGATGAATCAGACGAACCGCAGGAACTTGTTCAAGCGACTAACGACACAGTGATACACAACTACGACGACGTGTACAACACAGCTAAATATGACGAGGAAAATTGTGATTCAGCCAAAAACAGCGACAGCGACTATGAATACGTTCACCACGCGCGCTCCAGTTCGCCGGAGTGTGACTCTGCGATTAAAACGAGAGAAGTAGAACGCGCTGAACGAAAGACTGGAGATACGACTGAATTCCCCAAATACTCCAACGGTTTTCGTTCGTCTTTACCGTACTGTGGCAGCGAAACAGAATCTGAGATTTATTCGCCGTACAGTTTTTACAGTTCAAACGATAATATGGACAGTCCGTCGAATGACGATTATCAAAGTGAAATGACTCCAAAGAATACAACGAACAAATTGCGGGTTAGGAAGGGAAGGAGCGTCGTTCACAAGACTCTTGAAGATAATTACGGTGCGGTCGTTATCGCAAATCACGAAGCGCTGGCGCAAGTTTTAGAACAG GTCCAACAAAGTGCGACCATGCAATCGTCGCTCCGAGGCCTGAAAGCTTGTACCAATTTGCGATGGAACGATTTCACAATCCAGCAAAATAAGAACTTCACAAAAGCGGGCAAGAGATTCTTTTACCCTGCGTGTTGGAACTCCAACCAAGGACCCGTTAATGTGACTCTGATGCTGTACAAGGAGCAGATGGCTTCGCAAATGGTCTGTCAGTCGGTACAGCCCTCGACGTTGTGTCTGAACGCCATCACGGAATTCTGTGACTTGGTACCTTTGCAACAGTTTGGGGAAGATGGGGATGATTTGGTACAAG CCACGATCGTCGTGCTAGCAAACGCACAAGTCGACACCATAAGCTCCTACGGCGAACACCTGCACGCCGCAGAGGGCAGCACTAAAGATCACCAGCTCGTCCAAACCGACCAGATCCACGAGTCCATATTCATAATGCTCCAACTCATCAACGGGCTCAAGTGTCTCCAAGCGAGGGGGGTGGAGGAGATCCCCGAGTCTCTCACGTCCTTCATCGTGCTGAAGGAAACTCAAACTGGGAGCCATGGAGGCACCAACCTCCCCTCACCGGACGACAGGTTGAGCTCGCTGTCGGCGCCCAAGACCAATTCATACGGCAGATTGTGCATACTACAagg ATTGACCGACGACATGAACTGCAGTAAATCCACCGACGAAGACCTCTGCTCGCTCTGCAAGTGCGCGTTGAAAGCGATCGAAACACTCCTCCCCGGAGAGAAACTAACTCCACTTTTAAAAGAAGTAATACAAGAAGAAAGAGCCGTCTCCTTGAATCACGCAAAATCGGTCCTCGAATTCATGCTCTGGGGTCCCTTGGACGTGGTGCAGGGCGTTCCGGTCGAAGAAAGGGAACTCTCCCTCCAAAGATGGCTCGACTTGGAGAGGGCGACGGTGTTACACGGCTTGGTGCGAACGAGAGTGCAGTTGAACGTGTTCGAGCAGCTCCACCTGATGTTCTTAGTGCGCTCCACCGCCAAGGCCATGTGCGACGCCTCCGTCCTCCTCGAGAAAGCCAATGTTTATTAA